Within the Nicotiana tabacum cultivar K326 chromosome 11, ASM71507v2, whole genome shotgun sequence genome, the region gcctggagaatggaggtgttaaaattgtaagttgttgaagtcaggagcccgcttggagaatggaggtgttaaagttttaagaagttgttgaagtcaggagcccgcctggagaatggaggtgttaaaattgtaagttgttgaagttaggagcccgcctggagaatggaggtgttaaagttttaagaagttgttgaagtcaggagcccgcctggagaatggaggtgttaaagttttaagaagatgaagtcaggagcccgcctggagaatggaggtgttaaaattttaagttgttgaagtcaggagcccgcctggagaatggaggtgttaaagttttaagaagttgttgaagtcaagagcccgcctggagaatggaggtgttaaaattttaagttgaagaagtcaggagcccacctggagaatggaggtgctaaaattttaaattgttgaagtcaggagcccgcctggagaaaggaggtgttaaagttttaagaagttattgaagtcaggagtcctcctggagaatggaggtgttaaaattgtaagttgttgaagtcaggagcccgcctggagaatggaggtgttaaagttttaagaagttattgaagtcaggagcccacctggagaatggaggtgctaaaattttaaattgttgaagtcaggagcccacctggagaatggaggtgttaaaattttaagttgaagaagtcaggaccCCGCCTGGGGATtggaggttgtgtcatctttcaaaagtcaagATGAAGTCAGGAGCATCCCCGCccgcagaacagaggaatacatttcaagaacaaatcagaagtcagtaatgaggaGGGCCATTAATGTAGGAAGCAGcgtccccagcagttttcgaaagaaaagCACTAGAGGAAGCACAAGccacaagaaagcaaggcaaccagagcaagtggaagatagataagattctgTGATTCccagtttagtctagcttcttgttttcttttggcacggtgtaataaggagatcgaaaagtaatagcaacagcatgcagcagcagtaacggCAAAATTGtagttccatggtagtcccagctaccacaacttcccgaactacattaacctgattcccttctagccagggatatgtaggaaacctttgaagcaaaggttcggttaaatctttttcaaaaaatgcttcacacggagtactcggatgggcaaaaatcgttcacttgatctttgcacgaaaactcttcgtgtttacggacaaagaggggcagctgtgagcacgtgatttttgcttcccgaaaactactccaaaagaaatcaaaaataagacaaatttcatctgtgtacaattttgagaatttacgtgacattttggtaattatttttgtccgtaaatgtttaccctTATTGTGattaattcaaaaatacaaaaatacatgttgcacgCACATTCAAGATCTAATTGTgtattttggaattaattaaaccatgttttattttaaaagaaagaaaaccaCAAAAGATATGTATTTGTTGCATTTCGTCATTTATGTGTGTCgttgtgtaattttatttttaattaaatatttggccttatgtgttaattgttgttaaggTTTAATTAACATTTTTGTAGGCTAATTTTGGTTGTACAAattattttggaattttattgaTGGTTAAttaaaagtagaaaaagaaaaagagttgaaaaaataaaataaagaacacacggtttgggccaaaaaattaaaatgaaagtAGGCCCAAACGAGTTGGCCCAATGTATTAAACCGGTCCGTCTCCTCATAGGTGCCCGAACGGCACCGTTTCTGTCATAGTTGAGcggggccgttgatctcaaatggatcaacggccaagatcacatcttTCATACCCGTTCCCTGTACCCGACCCATCACCCGGTTCGAACCGACCCCCCAACTAAAACCAAACGGCACCGTTCCCCTTTAGTGTATTGATCCGGGCCATTTATCTCATCAGATCGAACGGCCCAGGATCAACTCCCTCCCCCGTATAAAAGCCTCAATCTCTCACCCcacgccccccaaaccaaaccctcCCCCTTCTCTCACTCATTCCTCCGTCTCTCTCAAACTCAGAGATCGGCCCCCTCGATAACCCGAGCCACCACCAAATCCTTccacctgaaacccggcggcaacaacgccgtcGGCCGCCATAGCCACACCACTGAACCTCCacaccaccctgaacacgaatccctAGTCACTTAACTTCGAATCATCCCCAGTGTTCTCGAATCTTtaattgaagattcgagccaaaaccctAAATCACCTAATGAGTCCCAAAATCACACCAACCacccacctgacctccctcgtgcttAAACCACCATTAATTCCGTTCGAATCTAGGTAGAGACCTTCGAGCCCCAAATCGGACCGTATGAACCCTAGAACTCAAAACCATGGGGGTCTGTCCAGTTTAAAGGAAGaattgaggtctaatagaccttaatcgaggtgttctcagttaagaacacttcaattaaagtccgttcgacctcaaagagGTCGAGTCCAGTTCGAGCATGGGTCATTTTTGTTCTTAAGCTTCCGAGGTAATTTCtcctttctttccttctgtttgtgtGCTATTTGTATTTGTTTACATGTTCGTTTAATTTGTTTgatttttctatcatttttcttttaattctgtCCGTCTTCATAAGACATTTTATTTGGTCAATTCTTTTGTTTGTCTGTTAGTTGTACCTATCGTGATGGACTACGTGTTTAATCTGATTAATATCGTCAAGTGGTTCATATAGGTGCCCTGTTGAGTCTAAGTGTGTATCGATTAATTGTTATCCGTTACAGCGTGTAATCGAATGTTTAAATATCGTCGTTTAGTTTGATTAAAAGAAGGAGGAAGCACGACAATAGTTTATCTCGTTGACTCATTCCAGTGTTtgtcatttctgcttcttttctGTTCTTATGTGATTGAGCTGAAATTGTTGAATGTATCCAATTGCTTCTTTGAACCAAACTGGCTCGCTTATTTTAAGGCCACATGAACCTCATTCTCTCATCCCTTCTTCCTGGAATCATTTTGTGTGTTTGGATAGGATTGAATTGGTCATAGCTGTATAATCTGATAGTTAGTAATCAGTGATTAGTTGAACTTAGAGGGGTTATATACTGGCTATTAAGAGTTGGGGCATAACAGTAGTCTTCAGGGGGTTAAGGGTAATTTTGGCATTTGACAGGGTTTTATCAGAATTAACTTAAGGGTCTGTCAAATGgttaattaaaatactattaatttaatgacaatggggaacaagacataagagcatgggagtttaaaatgaatactctaataaacccataactcttgattagaacaataggacaagcatggggaacaatatAATGGGCATCAAGAAAAGACATTTAGGCATGGgaagttaaggggtatgggcagagttaAGGTCTGAAGGTATCAAGGCAGCCTGGTGCTTGCCTActttgcctataaataggctcatttagAACAAAATAGGAGCTGGTTTTTTTATCCTAAGAAGCCAGAGAAAAACAAGAGTGTTGAAGATGGAGATTTAACCTAAAACTCTAGAGAAATAGAGGGCATATCGGATGTGCTATTATCTTGCTAAGTCAGTGAGCTGGTTGATCCGGATAAGGCTAAGCTTTACATCAAAAGAGCTTCAGCTTGTTTTTTTTCTTGAGTGTCTGACAAATCAGAAACTACTGTTTCTTGCATCTGTCTGTGTTCTTTTGGGTACTGTTGGATTTCAGCTTGGTATTTCCTAGTTTTCTATTGGTTGAGCACTGTTCCATTGGGTTACTGCTTGGTTTTCTGCCTGGTTTTCTTTAAATCTGCCACGAGGTGTCTATTACTGGTTACTACTGGTACTGGTTGTTGTTGTACTGCTGTGTTGCTGCTTACACTACTGCCGCTTCTACTGATTTTCCTCTACTTCTTTGCTTTCcaaatatcaggtacacaatCGAATGGCTGAACTTTGTAATCTGagaatttgaagcatgaatacaaaagtgAAGGGTTGAAGTTTTGAATTCTTTACAGTTGTCTACTTACTTGTATACACATCAGAACACTTCTTTCATTAGAGTCATGTAGGTGTTTGTTTATATATAACTGGACATGCCTATTCTACAGTAGTTTAGTTGTAAAACTTCTGCCCCCATGtatgcttttagttaataaagaCTAATGATGTAGTAGTAATGTTTTGTCGATTTCAGTCTATTTTGTTTAAAAGCATGTTCCAAATACACATCAGGTCGTAGGTTGATTACTTAATAGTTTATACTATTTCAGTTAACAAATTGCTTATCTAAATTCGTAAGAACGAGTTCAATTAGATAccattggttaatttcagcaccTAATTGGTCTAGgataaaaaaatcagattttttaggCTCATTCATTCCAGTAGAATGTCACTTTAAATTGGCAGAAATTACACTTTGGTATCTTATTGAACAAAAATGGTTTGTTAACCAAATGACACCATTTTTTTAGTTTGGCAAATTATGAATATGTGTAGAAACCATTAACTAGGCCCAATTTGAAGTAGGATGGCCCAGGTCCGGTTTTACCCCTTATACGTCGGACGTGGGCCCATAACTGTCAAACAGACTGCCCTTACTACGTTCATTTTAGATTTAACGAATCAtgttcgaaacttaactataataacccgtaagtatgtaaataaagtaggaccttttcttcatttattttagagacaaacgaaatagaaaacatagtcactataggatgacctttaaaataaaatgaggtgcgcctcgccaaataaattacaaatcgcggggccctcaataaacatATACAATAATTGGTTAGACTTCGAAGTTGGCCGTTTTAGTGAATTTTCACGGcctcttcccaaaataacaatacgttagtctctttaggacgcgccttaattaatcttaccttcttaaatacgggtgtgcatttatgtaacccaaatccaaatcccaacgaagtcgaaatgcgtCGACCAATCAcgagtgcattgattgtgacgtggttcgaaatgcatttccatgatgttgcaattctttaaaaaaaataacaaatgagacgagtctcgccaagcaaaaaatgcacaagctgcggggccctctatacgtgtttgtGAAGTTGcttagattctgggacgggccATTTAGCAAAATTTTATGGCCTCGCCCAAAATAACACTATGTTAGTCGCGTAGGGCGCGTCCTTAATAAAattatttccttaaatacgggtgtgcatttatgtaacccaaatctaaatctcaacggagtcgagacATGTCGATAGCctcgggtacattgattgtgacgaggTTCGAGGTAtgtttttacgacgttgcaattttttttgtaaaaataacaacaataataatagaagAGGTAAAAGAATCATAATTTGCACTAAGTTCAATatgaattaaaatcagataaacaagccgaatatgacagttgagcgaccgtgtcagaaccacggaacttgggaatgcctaacaccttctcccgggttaacagaattccttattcggatttctggttcgcggactataatacagagtcattcttttcctcgattcgggattaaattggtgacttgggacaccctaaatctcccaaatggcgactctgaaataaataaacagatcccgtttcgattgtcctttaattggaaaaactcccttcgtGCCCCTTTGAGGCGGTacaggtgaaaaaggaggtgtgacacttgttATTCactttaaaaagtattctgatgatttattaaataaagaacTCTAAGGTCTTGTTTATGTTAATATTAAATACGAACATGGACAATCTAGAGCATGATTGGATGTACAAAAGATTGGATAACCGAGGGGGTATTAATTCAAGATTCATAACTGGTGTGAACAAGTTTCTCCAATTTGCTTGTTCTCGGCGTAATCACATCAGTGGTGACAATGTTAGATGTCCATGTAAAAAATATCACAACATTAAATACATGGATGTTGAAACTGTTAAATTTCACCTTTATCAGTATGGATTTGTTGAGAACTATTTTCTTTGGAAGTATCAAGGAGAAAAAAATGTGACCGGTGAGATGTCTTCTAGTGGTGATTTCCATGGTGTCGCCCAACCTGGATCGGGATATGAGAATCCATATCGACAAATGGTCTTGGATGCAACTGCACTCAATTTTGGCCATGGTTTGAGCTGGCTGTCTTATAATAATACGAAACCCGAGTCGTCTCATTCTTATGAACCTTTAATGGAGGCGGAGCCTAATCCTTCAATGGAGGAGGAGCCTCATCCTTCAATGGAGGAGGAGCCAAATCTTGAGTGTCAAAGGTTTTATGATTTGCTACAGGCCGCGGATGTAAAATTATACCCTGGTTCTTCCATCTCTCAACTCGCAGTAGTTTCTAGGATGCTAAATATTAAAATGGAGAATACTTTATCACAAAGAGGTTATAACCAAATGATTCAATTGTTGAAAGAGGCTTTACCAGAAGATAACATAATGCTTAATAACTATTACGAGACCAAGAAGCTAGTGCGTAGCTTGGGTTTGCCAGTTGAAAAGATTGATTGTTGTAATTATGGATGTATATTGTATTGGGGTGAAGATAAGGACCTCATACCTTGCAAGTTTTGTGGCCACCAGAGGTATAAACGTCTTGTCGGTTCTCGTAAGAGGAAATTAATCCCTTACAAAAAAATGTATTATTTCCCTTTGATACCTAGATTGCGGAGATTATATGCATCTCATGCTACAGCCGCTGATATGAGATGGCATCATGAGCACATACAAGAGGAGGGCGTAATGTGTCATCCATCAGAATTTAAGGCTTGGAAGcacttcaacgaaactcatccCTTTTTTGttgctaaactaggaagtgtgagGTGGGGATTATATACTGATGGTTTTCAGCCCTTGGTCATTCAGGGAGGAAATACTCTTCATGGCCAGTGATTGTCACTCCATACAATTTGCCTCCAGGTATGTGTATGAAAGAGGCGAACATGTTCTTAACTATCATTGTTCCAGGGCCAAACAACCTTAAACAAAAAATTGATGTTTATCTACAACCTTTAATAAAGGAATTGACCTTGTTGTGGGAGACGAGTGTGGAAGCATTTgacatttcaaaaaaataaaattttcaattaaggGCCGTTTTGATATGGACAATCAATGACTTTCCAGCATATTCTATGTTATTTGGATGGAGTACTGCCGATAACTTAGCATGTACTTATTGTATGGAGGAAGCACAATCCTTTAGATTATGTCATGGTGGGATGTTTGACAGTCATAGAATATTTCTTGACCAAAACTATCCTTTTAGGAGAGATCGTAAAGACTTCTATAAAAGGTCAGACTGTTAGAAGGCTACCACCACCCTTAGAACATGAGAGGAAATCTTGAACCAAATTTATGAGTTGGGACTGAGGAAAGTAACTGAGATAGAGTCATAAGAAGTTAATGGAAGAATTTCTAGGTGTTGTGGATGGAAAAAGAGAATCATCTTTTGGGATTTGCCTTATTGGAGCTCTAACATGATCCGACATAATCtcgatgtcatgcatattgagaagaatgtCTTTGATAATGTATTTAGCACAATTCTTATTGTTGATGGCAAAACAAAAGACAATCCAAAGGCACGTGAAGATATGGTAAACTATTATGATCGACCGCAATTGGCAAAGAATCCTATTGATGGAAGCTATCCCAAAGCTGCATATACAATAGAGAAGAATAAATTGCCTTTTCAATTGGTTGGAAAATGTGCAGTTTCCAGATGGGTATATTTCGAATTTGAGTCGATGCCTAGACACAGACAAGTATAAATTATTTGGTATGAAAAGTCATAATTGCCATGTGTTCATGCAACGATTAATGCCTATTGCCTTTCGTGAGCTATTTCCTAGCAACGTGTGGCAAGCACTTACGGAATTGAGTTTATTTTTTAAGGATCTCACCTCGATTGTTCTTCGAGTAGTGGACATGGAAAGATTAGAGGAAGACATCCCACAGATCTTGTGTAAGTTAGAGCGTATATTTCCTCCTGGATTCTTTAACTCAATGGAACATGTGCATGTACACCTGCCATATGAAGCAAGGATTGCTGGACCTGTATAATATAGATGGATATATCCTTTTGAGAGGTTATGAACTTTTTATGCTCCTATTATGACAATTACGCTACACATGACTTTATGAATTTAATGGTCTATCCATTTACTTGTATAGGTACCTTCAAACTCTTAAAAAATGATAGGAAATAAAGCTAGTGTCGAGGGTTCAATTTGTGAAGCATACTTGATGATGGAATCAACACAATTATTTTCTCATTATTTTAAACCTCATGTCATGACACGTAATCATAATGTGGCACGTAATGATGATGGTAGTGTTATGGAAGAGATGAAGGAAATTTATCAATATTCACCCATCCAGGCCGACTATGGGgagaaggaaaaaagagaagTTTGTCCCTCGAAGAAATCAAGGCAACCCAAACTTATATTCTACTAAATTGTGTAGAGATTGAGCCGTTTATAAGGTAtcattttttaataataataaatatatccATATATTTTTTAGTCTATATTTAACTTATTTTGTTGCAATGAAGTATGTACATTCAACAGTTGCAAGAAGAATTCCCTAATCTATCTCAGGATCAAATAAATGAGAGTCTTGAAACGTGTTTTGCTATATGGTTCAAGGAATATGTAAGACTATAAAAATTATTATCTCTTAAGTAATTATGTACTTGAATTGGCTTGTTATATTTAACTAAGTcttataatatttttgaaataggTTCGATGCAACCATATTGAGAACCAATTCTTGCGTCGTCTTGCTCATGGACCATTAATAAGCGCAAAATGTTATCCGGTGTATTTTGTTAACTGATACAAATTTCACACAGAATGTCATGGTAGTGCAAGATCAAAAATTACTAGTGGAGTTTGTATCTCAGATCCAAATATTGGTGACTATTATGGATGGATACAAGAGATTATACAATTGGAATACCACGAAGAACCTTTAAAGCAAACTGTGTTATTCAAGTGTGAATGGTTTGATCCAACTGTGAATGTTGGTGTCAAGGAGAATAACCAATACAAATTAGTCGATGTGAACCATCGTTGTAGTTTTAGAAAGTACGAACATTTTATTCTTGCGATGCAAGCAACTCAAGTGTGTTATGTGCCTTATCCTAGCACGAAAAAGGACAATGATGATTGGGTAGTTGTTTTGAAAGTTAAGCCTGGGGATGTTATTGAACTTCCTAAAGAGCCAATAACATCAACTCCAGAACCGAATCTTCCATTccaagttgaagaagttgaagtccATTTGATAGATATGAATTTCACCACTGATGAGAATATAATCTTACATGATCCAAATGGGGATGTAATTTAAACGGTTGAACCCATTGATGATGGACTATTGATAGAGAATGAAGAGTTCGAAGGAG harbors:
- the LOC107796969 gene encoding uncharacterized protein LOC107796969, yielding MDNLEHDWMYKRLDNRGGINSRFITGVNKFLQFACSRRNHISGDNVRCPCKKYHNIKYMDVETVKFHLYQYGFVENYFLWKYQGEKNVTGEMSSSGDFHGVAQPGSGYENPYRQMVLDATALNFGHGLSWLSYNNTKPESSHSYEPLMEAEPNPSMEEEPHPSMEEEPNLECQRFYDLLQAADVKLYPGSSISQLAVVSRMLNIKMENTLSQRGYNQMIQLLKEALPEDNIMLNNYYETKKLVRSLGLPVEKIDCCNYGCILYWGEDKDLIPCKFCGHQRYKRLVGSRKRKLIPYKKMYYFPLIPRLRRLYASHATAADMRWHHEHIQEEGVMCHPSEFKAWKHFNETHPFFVAKLGSVRWGLYTDGFQPLVIQGGNTLHGQ